From Venturia canescens isolate UGA chromosome 3, ASM1945775v1, whole genome shotgun sequence:
CGATAAATGGTTGGAATTCACAAACCATAATCGGAAGGAGCGCCTACCATTCATCGTTTATGCTGACCTGGAGTGCATATTAGAGAAGActggtgagagagaaagagagatgaatAGGCAGCACCATCATAAAGTTTTTAGTATAGGCTTTTACGTTAGCTGTTCATACGACTCATCATTATCGGGATATTATTCACGTCGTAGTGAAGATTGTATTGGGTGGTTCGTTGAACAGTTGAAAGAATTGGCACTCcgcgtggaaaaaattttactaacGAATGTCCCGATGAAGGAATTATCGCCagcggaatggaaaaaatttcgagaggacgtaaattgtcatatttgtgaaaaacCCTTTGTTGAGAAAGAACAACGTgtacgcgatcattgccatctaACGGGGCAGTTTCGAGGTCCGGCTCATGGCAATTGCAatttaaattacaaaaattcatttttcattccaattgtttttcacAATCTATCGGGCTACGACGCGCATTTCATAATAAAGGAGGTGGCCACAGCGTTTgaggggaaaatcgatttactccctttaacaaaagaaaaatacatttctttttcaaaaacagttAAATCATCGTCACATGACTATAGGAAACAGATAAGACTCCGTTTCattgattcattcaaatttatgagttcgagtcttgataaattagcatcGCTCCTATTGATTGACCAACTTAAAgttttaaaatcacaattttcaaatatttcacacGATGATTTCACTCTTTTGACGAGAAAAGGAGTTTTCCCGTATGAATACATAgactgttttgaaaaattaaatgatacaGAGCTTCCACCTCGGGATGCTTTTTACAGTTCTTTAGCAGACACAACAATTTCTGAAAGTGAATATCAACATGCACAAACAGTTTGGGAgcgattttcaattcaaacgCTGGGGGAATATAGCGATCTTTATTTGAAAACGGATGTCCTTTTACTGgcagacatttttgaaaatttccgagTTAGTTCTCAACAAAGTTATGGGCTTGACCCAGCATATTATTTCACTCTCCCGGGGTACACCTGGGATGCTATGCTTAAATTTactggaataaaatttgaactaCTCACCGACATTGATATGGTATTGTTTATTGAGAGAGGTATACGCGGGGGTTTAAGTCAATGTTCGAGGAGATATGCACGTgcaaataacaagtacatggaATCTTTCGATCCATCACAAGCTTCCACATACCTTATGTACTATGATGTAAATAATCTGTATGGAAGTGCAATGAAAACGCCATTACCGTATCGAGATTTTGAGTTTCTCGAAGACATCTCGAACTTTGATATAAACTCTCCAGATCCGACAAAAGGTTATATACTTGAAGTTGATTTGGAGTATCCGGCGCACTTGCATGACAAACACAAAGACTTGCCTTTTTGTCCTGAACATGGAAAACCACCGGGTaagaaacaagaaaagttACTTGCAACCGTTTTCGATAAAGAGCGCTATGTTATCCATTATCGAACTCTACAACACTGTCTAAGTCATGGGCTCATACTCAAGAAAATACATAGGATATTGCAATTTGCTGAAGCTCCATGGCTGGCAGGCTACATTGATCTGAACACACAATTGCGAACGCGTGCAACGAatgattttgacaaaaatatgtataaacTAATGAATAATGCAGTTTTCGGTAAAACGATGGAAGATGTGCGCGAacgtaaaaatgtttcattgttAACAGAGTGGGATGGTAGATATGGAGCGGAAGCGATGATTGCAAAACCGAATTTCCACAGTCGCAGTATCTTTGCTGAAGACTTGATAGCCGTTGAATTGCGTAAGCTTGAGTTGAAATTTGACAAACCAATATACGTAGGCATGTCAAttctcgatatatcgaaaacatgGCTGTATACGTTTCATCATGAGTTTATGACTCCAAAGTATGGGGATAAATGTTCAGTAATGTATACAGATACAGATAGTTTGAtatatgaaattgagtgtGATGACGTTTATCGAGATATGCGAGAAAATCTCTCCAAATTTGATACGAGTGACTATCCCATTGACAATGCTTACCATATTCCGCTTGTCAATAAAAAGGTTCCGGGTCTCATGAAGGACGAGAATAATGGATCCATTATGACGGAGTTTGTGGGGCTCAGGTCAAAAATGTATGCCACGCGTGTCGAGGGTAAAAAAGATGTAAAGAAGGTTAAGGGTGTGAAGAGCAATGTTGTTGCGAAAACAATAAACTTTGACGATTTTGTAAAATGTTTAAACGAAGAGACTGAAGTGACACGTTGCCAATCAGCAATTCGTTCAACATTACATCAGGTATATACCATctcagaaacaaaaattgcccTGAGCCCACATGATGACAAGCGTTATATTATACCGGGGACGGTGGAGACATTGCCGTGGGGTCACTACAAGATCCCCATGTACTCAAACATTTCCGATGAAGAGATGCAGATTTAATATCtgtcaaaaatttgatatagttgaaatgtaaatatgtatgtaagcgtgagagagagagagagagagagagagaatatttttgttcaatattgtacatttttgtgtcGAATAAAAAGAACCAGGTCTACAAgccccttttttttcattctacctGCTTTTCTAAACTCAGACCTCTACAATATAAGGCTTGACCATACGAGTCTCGAGAATTGGAGGGGTATgctatagaaagaaaaaaaaacagcaagtcctttttttcacatttttttttattttttcatttttacacatcatccttatttatccaactattgtgcgCGTCATCAAAACCTAACCATTTAACAAGCAACTGACTaccacgttttttcaatactttttctacAAGATATATATCAGGATATTTAACAGGAAGTAGCTCTTGTTCGTAGAAACTGCCTGCAATAGGCTCCTCttgataatcttttatattatatgtgaCTGGATTGGTTTTTCTCACTTGatatattgtgaaaatttccgttgtccagtttggagtataacctttctcaaatacattcttaaatttacttatacgcactttatctccaatttttaatttagctCGCTTCTTTCCCACTGCAGTTTGATTGAAAACATTACGCAATAGTTGTTTCTCATTCGTTGCGtcaacatctttcggtttcattctaATCGTATGATGTatagtattattatattttgtaattaacatatcaagaatatcgatccatttccagtttccgcgaaaactaaattgaatccacattttattcttaagtgtacgattgaagcgctcacaaattgatgctttcaagttgctaaatgtagaatacaagtgtatattatactttttcatcagagccttaaagttcgtattataaaattcttttcctcgatcgacgtgaagatttttcggtatgcgtcctttgctgagaatcgtctccattgcagcactcacatcttttccacttttactcttcaacggtgcagcccaggcgaatttggagaatatatcgatgacggtgaggagaaatttatacttggagttgtgttgttcatatgcagacatatctacaagatcagcttgccaagtctcatccaggccacgtatatccacatgtcgacgtggataattccgccgagctggcttatgcagttcttcaaccaccgcaagcttcttttcactcatttttttttcttctcccccacggtcctcatcaattgctgaagataagagtctggaggacttttcactgacttatcattagatgatctcgtaaaagcttcatatcatcatgaagttctgagatttctctctttatattatcaattttttcacggagataggcgagctcggttctcacacgcttttctgcagccgccacattcgattcgcacttttgattcgttgtatgagtcacactatgagttatagaatgaatgtgtttactgaatgcttcgagtgttacaacatctcgagcatttactggctcgccaacgttgctcagtcgttttcggtccaagtcgtaatgaccgtctgatgtaattttgaatccagcacctggtttacccggaggacctgcaccacgtctactcaactttcgaccaaacacatcgacgctcatgtt
This genomic window contains:
- the LOC122408484 gene encoding uncharacterized protein, whose protein sequence is MKTPLPYRDFEFLEDISNFDINSPDPTKGYILEVDLEYPAHLHDKHKDLPFCPEHGKPPGKKQEKLLATVFDKERYVIHYRTLQHCLSHGLILKKIHRILQFAEAPWLAGYIDLNTQLRTRATNDFDKNMYKLMNNAVFGKTMEDVRERKNVSLLTEWDGRYGAEAMIAKPNFHSRSIFAEDLIAVELRKLELKFDKPIYVGMSILDISKTWLYTFHHEFMTPKYGDKCSVMYTDTDSLIYEIECDDVYRDMRENLSKFDTSDYPIDNAYHIPLVNKKVPGLMKDENNGSIMTEFVGLRSKMYATRVEGKKDVKKVKGVKSNVVAKTINFDDFVKCLNEETEVTRCQSAIRSTLHQVYTISETKIALSPHDDKRYIIPGTVETLPWGHYKIPMYSNISDEEMQI